The nucleotide window GAAACGAACGGGGGAAATGTTTCGGTGTATTAAATTTTTTTATATTGAGTGCATGAATTCAATCTTATCCCAAGTACCTGTGCTGCGTCCTTTTGTTTTGTCTGGTGGTGGTGCCCGCGGTTATGCCCACCTGGGTGTATTAAAAGCCTTTGCCGAAAAACAGATTTTTCCCGAAGCTATTGCAGCCACCAGTGCTGGTTCTATCGCTGCGGCCTTCATCTGCGATGGTTATCAGACCGATGAGGTGAGAACGATCTTTCAGCAACATAAGCTGGGACTATCTATGGAATGGAAAAACTGGCGTTCCGGTTTTTTGTCGTTGAAGAAGGTAGAACAGGTGCTGCAGAAAACGCTGCGGCATACTACTTTCGAATCGCTGCCGCTTCCCTTGTATATTACGGCTACCAATTTTGTCACAGGTGAACAGGCTATTTTCAACAGCGGTCCGTTGATACCGGCTATCCTGGCGGCATCTTCCATTCCGTTGCTGTTTCAGCCGGTGGATATTGAAGGAGTGGCTTATGTGGACGGCGGACTTTCCGGCAATCTGCCGGTAGAGCCTTTGCTGCATCAATACAAAGATGTGATTGGGGTACACGTCAATCCGCTTACACCTTATGATCCGGCAGGTGGGTTTATGGCCAATGTAGAGCGGACCTTGCACATGGCTATCCGGGAGCCGGTACAGAAAAGTAAAATGTTGTGCAGCTATTTCGTAGAGCCGGCAGGGTTAGGAAAGTTCGGTATGTTCGACTTCGGAAAATTCGATGCTATCTATACTACCGGTCTCGAATATACGAGGAAACGGCTGGAAGAGGTTCCGTTTGTATAGTCATGTCCGGAATGCAGCAGCAACAGTGCATTCCGGACATGGGCCATTAATTTGCTTCGGTATATTTACGGAAGTTATCCAGGATAGCCTGCCAGCCGCCGCGTTGCATTTCCAGCGGATTGGTATCTTCCGGATCAAATGTTTCCACTACTTTGGTGTTGTCACCTTCTGCGCTGAAAGTGATTTTTACCTTTCTGTTGTCAGTAAGGGCGTATTCGATCAGTTCATGTTCTTTTACATCGGTATATACACCGCCGAAATCGAAGCTGAAGCTACCGTCTCTGGCAGCCATGGTAGTGCTGAATTTACCACCGGTACGAACATCATTTTGTGCTTCCGGTGCATGCCATTCTGGTGTCGCAAAGCACCATTGGGTAATATGCTCTGGTGCGGTCCAGTATTCCCATACTTTTTCTACAGGCGCATGAATAGTGCTTTCTACGGAGATGGTGTTTTTGTTTTCGGTAGACATATGTATAGAGTTTAATTGTTTTCGATAATGCAAACTTACAGCGCTTCCTTTGTATACATCGTGTGTGAAAACGACAAATGAGAGGCGTTTTCCGCCATATAAAAAAATAAGGGGCGGTAGAAAACCGCCCCCGTCATATTCCTATTTCTGTTAATAAAGCCCCATTTTTCGATTACGTCCGTTGATCGCTTACCAACCCTTGTTGTTGGGTTTAATGTTTGGATTACTCAATACTTCTGACTGCGGGATAGGCAGGTAGTAATACAGTGCGGAAGGTAACAGGTCTGTCTGTGTATCTCCGGATTGCAGGTCTGCTTCATCCCTTTGTATAGGTAATCCCAGTCTTTTCAGGTCGTAGTACCGGTGCCCTTCAAAGGGCAGTTCCCGGAATCTTTCCACCAGTATGTCGTTCAGTAATTTTTTAGAATCGGTGTAGGTTTGTGTTTCGTATCCCTTGATACGGGCGAGGCGCAGCGTATTCAGGTCTTCTGTCGCTTCCGCCAGGCGGCTCAGGTGTTGATATGCTTCCGCGCGGATGAGGTACATTTCTGATACGCGGAATACTTTCACATCGTTGCGGTTTTCAGCGCCTTCTGCACCTGCATATTTTTTTACGACATCTGCCAGCTGTCCATCTGCGGCCAGTGCAGCATCGTTGTCAAAATAGCTGTTGTAGCGGATGTCGTTCTCTTCATCGTAAGCCTGTAACAGTTTAGTGGAAGGAGCGAAGTATACGATGCCGATGCCGGCGTTTTTCCAGATATCGCCGGGGCGCAGTTCACTGAGGTTGGTACGTTTGAGTTTGAAGATTATTTCCGCATTGCTCGCGTCTGTCCAGATAGCCGGGAATTCAGCGCGGCTGGCAAGGTGGAACTTACCAATGGCTTTGGTGGCGTTTTCTGCGGCCGCTGTCCAGTTGCCGGTGTATAATGCTACGCGTGCCTGCAGTGCATAAACGGCCTGAATGCCCATGCGTGTCACGTCTTCGCTATCACCTGTGAGGGTGGTGGCTGCATCGAGGTCTTTGTGCAGTTGCTGAAAAAACTCAGCTGCAGTGGGCCTGGCCGGCTTGTTGTCGATGTCAGGGCTGGTTACGTAAGGCACTGCGGGCGCATCGGCCTGGTATACACCGGCGTAACTGAAATTGCGGTACAGCTCAAAGTGTTCAAATGCGCGGATGGCAAGCAATTCACCACGCAGTTGTTGTTGCTGCTGTTTTTCTGTATCGTTGTGAACAGGCACTTTGTCCAATCCTTCCAGGACACGGTTCACGCGGTTGATCACCTGGTACGCATTGGTCCAGGGGGCGGCGATTTCAGTATCACCACCGGCAAACGACCATCTGAACAGGTTTTGGGCGGAGCCGTTCACACCGGCATTCTTTAATCCTATCCTGCATTCGTCTGCCATCACGGATCCGATGCGTAAGGTGGATTCCGGTTGCCAGCCGGCGTAAACGCCGAGTACGGCGCGGTTGACAGTTGTCAGTGAATTGAAGATTTCATTACCATCTACCTGGTCGGTAGGTTTCACATCCAGCATCTTATTGCAGGAGGTGGAGTAGAGCGTGAAAGTGGCGGCAGTGCAAATAGTCACTGCCTTTTTTATGATGGAATAAGTCATATACATTTCAGGTTTTAGAAGGTTACATTGATACCACCGGTAATGGTGCGGGGCATTGGGTATTCGTATTGCGCGATATCGTTGGCATCTTCCGGATCAAAGCCACGCCATTTCATGACAGACAGCAGGTTCTGGCCGCTGGCAAACACTTTAACATTGCGGATGGCGCCGGTCATGCGTGCAGGGATGGGCACATTGTATCCGAGGGTGATATTGCGCAACTTCACATAATCTGCGCTGGTCACATTTCTGGAAGTAAAATAAGTGGGATACTGTGCGCCGGGATACTGGCTGATGTCACCGGGTTTCTGCCATATGCTGAGCATGTCTTTAGACTGGCTGTACTGGCGGTAGTTGGGACTGCCGGAGTGAGCATACAGATCGGGATAGTTGAGACGTGACATGCCATGAATAAAGCTCACCAGCATAGACAGGTCGAAACGTTTGTAACGGATACTCATCGTGGCACCACCGATCAGTGGCGGATCGTAGGTGGCTTTCATCGGTACGGCATCATCGGGATTGTAGGTGTTGGTTTCTTTTCCTTCTTTATCCAGATAGATCGGTGCACCTGTCTGCGGATCTACTCCTTTCCAGCGTACGGCGTAGAAGCTGCCCAGCGGACGGCCTACCATGTTCATAGTGGCCTCGTCGGCAAAGATCTGTTCTTCTCCGCCCAGGCTCAGAATTTTGTTTTTGTTGTAGGCCAGATTAACGCCCAGGGTAAGGGAGAAGTCTCTGTTTTTGATAGCATCACCTTCCAGCATCAGCTCTATACCGCGGTTACGCACCTTGCCTGCATTGGCTGCTATCGTAGCAAAGCCGGTAGTGATGGAGAGGTTACGGTTTACAAACAAACCTTCTGTAACACGGTTGTACACATCTATTTCACCACGCAGCCTGTTGCGGAAGAAACCGAACTCCAGACCTACGTCGCCGATACGGTTCATCTCCCAGTTGTAGGCAGGGGTGCCGGGTGTAATAGGAACCAGTGTTTTATTACCGTTGTAGTCAGCGGGGCTGTATAAAGTCCTGAAACCATAGTCGCTGGTAAAGCCACCAGCATTGCCGGTAAGGCCGTAGCTGGCTCTCAGGCGCAGGGTGCTGAAGGCATGTACTTCTTTCATAAAATCTTCTGCCAGGATGTTCCAGTTGCCGCCAAAGGCGTAGAAGAATTTGTAACGGTTGTTGGCTGGCACCTGGGAAGACCCGTCGCGGCGCAGGCTGGCGGAAAACGTATATTTGTCACCGTAGGAATAACGGAACAGCCCAATCTGTGATACCAGTAATCGGTTGGGCGTTGTTTGTCCGCTGAGGGTGGGGATAAAGTTGTTGTCCGGTGTGCCGGGTGTAATACCAGCAGGGGTACCGGGCAGTTCTGAAACAAGTCCATAACCCGTGTAGCCGAAACCGTTACCTTTGATTTTATTGATTTCGGATAACAGGTTGGCTTCTATTTCATGGTTTTTACCCCATTGTTTGTTATAGCGTAATCCGCCGGTGGCCACGAGTCCCAGCCGGTTGTTCAGTCCTCTCTGATAAGAGCCCTGGTTGCCGTTGCTCACCAGTTTACCATACCAGGAATCAGGCGTAAGGTATTCAGTGGTGTTGTTCTGCTGGAAGTCCATGCCAACAGTACCGGTTAACTGAAATTCTTTGCTGAGGTCTACTGTTTCATTCAAAGACATTACGCCTTTTATCTGGTTATCTTTTTTCAGACTGTTGGCATAGGCGTCGAGTGCATTGGCACCGTAGCGGCCGGAGCCTGGCTTGCCATAAGGCGATTCATAGGGTAATGCATAGTACAAGGCTGCAATAGGATTTTTTTCGGTGATACCACCGCCACCAACAGCTGCGCCTCCTTCTTCTGCTACACCTTCATCCTGTATGTATTTGATGGTAGCGGTGGAGATACCGACGTTCAGCGTGGTTTTAAATCTGCCGCTGCGGTTTTGTATGTTGCCGCGCAGGCTGTAACGCTCCAGGCCTGAATTAAGTGCAATGCCTTGCTGATTGAAATAACCACCGGACAGATAGAAAGTTGTTTTTTCATTACCACCGGAAACATTCAGGGAATGTGTCTGGATGCGACCCTGGCGTAACAGGTGTTTGCGCCAGTCGGTGTTGATCTGCCGGAGGCTGTCGAGGTATTGGGTGCCAAAGGCAAAGTCTTCTGCTGTTTTAGGTACCAGCGCGCCGTTCACCAGTTTGTTGGGATTGTTTTTGGAATAAGCCCATCCCGGCATGCTAGGGTCTTGCAGTATTTCTTCAAACTGCAGCCGCTGATCGGTGTTCATCATATCCCATTTAGAGCTGTTGAGGTTGGAAACACCGTACTGGCCGCGGTAGTTGACCCGCACTTTTCCATCTTCCCAGGCTTTTCCTTTTTTGGTGGTGATGACGATTACGCCATTGGCGGCTCTGGAGCCGTATTGTGCGGTGGCAGCTGCATCTTTTAATACGTGTATGGTTTCAAAGTCTTCCGCGTTGAGGGCAGCGAAAGAATTGTTGGCTACGGGCACACCATCTACCACATATAAAGGGTTGACATCTCCGTTGATAGAGCCGAGGCCGCGGATAGATACCCTGCCCGCTTCGCCAGGTTGACCGGTAGGGGTGCCAACATATAACCCAGGTGCACGTCCCTGTAGCATCACATCGAAAGAGGCTACCGGTGCCTGTGTGGTCACGGCAGCAGGTAGACTGGTGACAGCGCCGGTGGTGCGGGATTTGCTTTGCTGGGTGTAACCGGTGATCACTACTCCTGTAAGCGCCTGTGATGCGGAAGAAAGAGATATATCCATTACATCGCTGCCGGAGATGGCTTTCACGGATAGGTCACTGTAACCAATATACGAAAACCGGAGATTGTTTTTTCCTCCCGGCATCATAATGGTATAATGGCCGTTGGCATCTGTTACCACGCCATTGGGAGTGCCTGGCACAGACACGCTCACACCGATCAATGGCTGCTGCGTGAGCGAGTCTATGACCGTACCTTTAATGGTCCGTTGCTGGGCCATACCGGTAATGGATACCACCAGCAGGACTACAAACAAGAAAATAGATTTGATCTGCATAATTAATCGTGTAATTAATAAGTAAGAGATAGGCTGTTGAATACGAATGCAAAACTAGCTGCACCACATTAGAGGGGAATTAAGATCAGGCGCGGAAACCGTTAGAAAGCCATTAGGAAATTTTAATGTGGGAAAAGTTTGGAATTGTAATAAACATGCGAAGACCCTGGCGTATTTTATAGTAGCCAGGGTCTTCGTGTATAGTATGATGTTGTTCTTAATTTATTTGGGAAACACAAAGCGAAACGTAGTGCCTGTGCCGGAAGCAGAATGCACGTGAATAGTGCCATTGTGCAGGCGTACAATTTTTTCTGTGAGAGAAAGTCCGATGCCAAAACCCGCAAAGGACATGGCATTGGCGCTGCGATAAAACGGACGGAATATTTTTTCTGTTTCTCCTTCCGGGATACCGATGCCTTTGTCACTGACGGTAACATGGATCTGTGTATCGGTGGCATTTAATTCGCAGTATACTTCTTCTCCGGCAGAAAACTTAATGGCGTTTTTAACGACATTGCTTAATGCGAGAAACAACAAATGGCGATGTCCCTGCATGGTTACCCTCGATACATCCAAACCAAACCGGAAGGCTATTTTTACGGGATAATGCCCGTTGTTGCTCCATTCATCCACCACTTCCCACAGTAGTTCGTTCATGCTTACCTGTTGTAGGTCGTTGTTGTCCATATTGGCCTGGGCCAGCTCCAGCAGGCTGCTGATAAGGCTGGTGAGTTTGGTGGCGTCTTCCACTACATTGCGTAGTGTGGTTTTATATTCTTCGGTGTTTCTGTTCTGCAGCAGGGCAATTTCAGCTTCTCCCAAAATGGCGGTGATAGGCGTTCTCAGCTCATGTGAAGCGTTGGCGATAAATACCCGTTGTGCTTCAAATGACTGTTCCAGGTGTTCGAGCAGATGATTGATGGTGATGGATAACTCATCTATTTCATCTGTTTTGTGAGCATTGACATGTAATCGTTTATCCAGGCTGGTGGCCCGGATGGTCCTTACATTATCGATGACGTGGTTGATAGGGCTCAGGGCCATGCGGGAGAAAATACGGCCCAGTATATACGTAATCAGTAATGATAGCAGAAAAGCTATACTCATGATCCAGCCCAGCTTCCGCATGTTTTCGATACCGTTGCTGTCTGCGGCAGTGGCTACGATGATGAAGTTACCGGAGTTGTCTACATAGTAGATGGCGCATGCCTGCTGTCCATTGCGGGTGAAGCGCATCCGTTTCTGGTTGACCACCTGTTGCAGGGTGGCCTTATCCCAGCGTACGGTATCTTCTTTGATAAATACCGGTTCAAACTGGTTGTTGTAAATTCTGATTACTTCCTGGTTGAGGGAGCGGGGATATTTTTTTAAGACTGCGAGAAAACCTTCCTGCGAAAGGTTATCTTCTGCCAGATAAAACTGGGCCACGGTCATGGCCCGGTCTTCCAGTTTATCGTAAAAGCTGATTTTACGGTTTCTTTCCACCAGGGAATAGATGCCGGCCAGCAGGATGAGGAGGAGCACGGCAAACAGAAAAGTGAATTGCAGGGATAACCTGTTTCTTACAGTCATATTGTTACATTTCTCTCAATACATACCCTACGCCAATAACGGTATGGATGAGTGGTTTAGAGAAACCTTTGTCCACTTTGGCGCGGAGGTAATTGATATATACATCTATGAGGTTGGTACCTCTGTTAAAGTCAATGCCCCATACTGTTTCTGCCATATGCGCGCGGGAGAGCACCCTGTTTTTATTGGTGATCAGCACTTCCAGCAGGGAGAACTCTTTTACGGTTAAAAAGATCTCCCTATTATCCCGGAAAACGGTACGGTTATAACAGTTCAGTTCCAGGTCGGCCACACGGTACACTGCCGCGGGAGTTATAGTGTGTCCACGGCGGTGCAGCGCATTGATGCGTGCCAGCAGCTCGTCGAAATGAAAGGGTTTGGGCATATAATCATCGGCGCCGCTTTCGAAGCCCTGTACTTTGTCCCTGACCGTTCCCAACGCAGTGAGCATTAATATCGGCAGGCCCTTTTTAAGGGATTTGATGCGTCTGCATACTTCCAGTCCATGTAAGGTAGGCAGGAGCCGGTCCAGTATCACCAGGTCATAATCATACTGCATGGCTACATGGCAACCGTCCTGTCCGTCGTATGCTACAGTCACCGTATGTTGATGTGCTTCCAGTCCTTTTCTGATAAACGCTGCTACTCTAGGTTCGTCTTCTATCAATAAGATATTCATAATAGTAATGTGGGGCTAAATTAAGGGGACTGCTGAATATTTAGCGCTGGATTAAAGGATTCTAATCCAGGATGAGAGCGTTTTAATCTCAGATGCCTGTTAAATAAATGATAAGCAATAGGGGGGCTTCTTTTTTTTAATGTCTTATGAGTAGGGATTAACTATTTTTGCCCTTTTTTTAAATGTAGTGTCAGGCCTGCATTTTGTACTTAATGGATGATCATGGAAAAGAAGACCTTGCTGTTAGCTGTTTTTGCTGTTGTTGCGCTTTTATCCTGTGAAGAAGATAAAAGCAAGCCTGCAGCCCAGCAGGCGTTGCTGATGGCTGTCAATGCGGCTCCCCAGGCGGGCCCGGTAAACGTAGTATATAACGACAGAAAACGGGTGAACAAACTTCCCTACGGCAGCTATAGTAACCGTTATGGTAACGCCTACAGAAGTATTACCACACTCGAAACAGATGACCTGATGGTGGAAACCCAAGATGGTAAAGTGGTGATAGCCGACAACCTGTGCGTGGAACAGGGAAAAAAATATTCTCTTTTTATTTATGATACACTCCAGGGTAGCCCTTCCAGGCTTAACTATTCCCTGGTACCCGATAATATACCGGCGCCGGCCGTAGGTCAGGCTCAGGTACGTTTTCTGCATCTTTCTCCCGATGCGGCCCCTGTACTGGTGGATATCTTTAAAGAAACAGACAGTGTACGTCTCACGGCAAGCCCCATGCCTTACCTGGCCACTATCCGCAAACCCGCTGATGTAGCCGGTTTCAAACCGATAAAAGGAGGTGTCTACCAGGTGAAAGTAAAACAGCTCCATGGAGACATCGCAGAAACTATTCTGGACATTCCCCGCGTGAAACTCTCCGACAGAGGTACCATTACCCTTTATCTGAAAGGACTGATGAACGGCCAACCGCCCTATTCACTGGATCTTGGGCTGATCAGGCATTAACGCCGATGACCAAACAACCACGCCGGTAATATCGCCGTGGTATAAAGTTCACTATATATCTCATGGCCCAGCTGGTCTGCTTCCCAGAAGCGCAGCCGGCTGCCGTGCAGCGTATGACGCAATAAGGAATCCGTGCGGAATGGATTTTCATAGTCTGCATTGCCATGGATAGTCCATAATGGCGTGGCAGCCAGCGCCGGCAGATGGTTGAAATCGGGTATGCCGGAAACAGCCACCCCGGCCGCAAAGAGATCTGGCCGCAGGCCAATGCTGTTGTAAACACTGGATGCTCCCATCGAAAAGCCTATCACATAAATCCTGCGGGCATCCACAGGCAATACTTTCTTTAAGGAATCAATGAGTTGTAACACCGTATTGGTATTGGGACCGGGTACAGATACCAGCACCCCCCGACTGCTATCCATCACATAATTGGATGAACGCTCCGGAAACTGCGGTGCTACTACATATGCAGGGTAGTCCTTCCGGATATCCTGCCTGGCCCACATCTTAGCGAGGATGCCCAGCTGGCTGATATTGTCTGTGCCCACTGCTCCGGAGCCATGCAGTACCAGCACCAGCGGGTAACGTTTGTTGCGATCAGCAGGCAGTGGTGTGAGTAACCGGTATTTGACAGTCCTGAACTGATAAGGTTGAAAAACATGCTCGTCTATCCCGCGGATAGCGGTTTTTATGCTGTCAACGTGTTTTGGGTTTGCAGTGGAATGAACCAGGGAATAGGCTTGGGGCTGCTGTTGGGCGGTAACGGCTATTGACAGCAGTAACGCCAATAGGGTAAAAGCGGAGGCATATTTTTTCATGAAGGAAATGTGTGGAGTAAAGCTAATGATTCTCTTTACCGCATACCGAAAAAAGATGGTGAAATTTATCGTGAGTCAACAGTGTTCGGGAAGAAGAAGGGAATTAATATTTAAATTCACTGAAATAACCTCACAACATGAAACCTTTCCTCCTGCTTTGCTGGCTTTGTTTGTTTGCAGGAATATTTCCTGCTGCAGCCTGTTCTATTTTGTATTATATAGATACACAAACGGGAAAGATTTATGCAGTGAATAATGAAGACTATTGGTATGATGTAAACCCTTATATTAAAATTCTTCCGCATAAAGACAATCAGCTGGCGCGGCTATGGTACGGATGGAATGACAGGGCGCAGGGAGGCGTGAATGAAGCAGGTTTGTTTTTTGATGGTGCTACCACACCGCTGGAGCAGCGGATAAAGGGATACCGTAATCCTTCCGGCAACCTGGGCGATGAGATACTGGCCCGTTGCAGGACCGTAGAAGAAGCGCTTGCGCTACTGGAAGAAAAGAAGGTAGCGCTCACAGATGGTCATATGTTGTTGGGAGACAGGTTTGGACATGCCACGGTGGTGGAATGGGTGGATGGCAAAAGAAACCTGATCAATATTAAAGACAATGTGCTGATGGCAACCAACTTCCTGTTAACCGATAAGGAAAAAGGAAATTATCCCTGTCCGCGTTATGCTGCGATGGAGGCTGCGGTGAAACAACTACAGGCCGGTGGAAAACCGGTGGGGCTCAAAGAAGTAGGAAACATTGCGGCCAGGGCTGTGCAACCCAAAGCCATGGGCCCTCATCATCGGGAGTACGGTACCCTGTATTCCAGTTTTATCAATATCACGGATATGGAGTTTGTACTGGTGTACAAACTGGACAATTCCAAACTCACTAAGCTGGACCTGAAGGCTGAATTTACAAAAGCAACGGAGCAAACCATCCGGCTGCAATAACCGGTTATTATGGTTGTTGCAGATAGTTGTTGAGCTCATCAACGGTCTGACGGGCTGTCCTGCCTACACCGATCAGGGTGGCGGAGGCAAAGCCGGTCCATTGTCCGTAGCCTACCAGCCACAGACCTGCTATGGTGCTGGCCCTGGTGCCTTTGGTTTCTATTCTTCCATTGGGATGGATAATACCCAGTGGACGAAGATGTTCCAGTGAAGGCCGGAAGCCGGTACAGAATATAACGGCATCGGCTATTTCTTTTTTCCCATCTTTCCAGCCAATTCCTTCGGAATAGAAATAGTCGAAGGAGGGTAGATAGTGTTGGTACACACCGTTGGCCCTGGCTGTCTTAACGGAAGGTACCATCACAATATGGCCAAGAGAAGGACGTTGAAAGTCTTTCCCCTGCTGCATGGCTTCATATTGCATGGTAGCTGCATCAAAAAGATATTTACCATCAATATGGTCCGGTAGAAATTCGGGTGCCTGTCGCGTGATCCACAGGGTGTCGGCCACTGGTGATATATCAGCGAGCAGTTGTGCACCGGAATTACCTTCGCCTACAATGGCTACCCGTTGTCCGCTAAAAACGCCGGGTTCCCGGTATTGGGAGGAATGCAAAATGTGGCCCAGGAACAGGTCTTTGCCGGGAATATCCGGTATGTACGGATTGGCAAAACTACCGGTAGCACTCACCACTGCGCGTGCACGGTAGCTGCCGGCAGTTGTTTGCAGGAGGTAAATGTTCCCTTCTTTTTCTACGCTCAATACTTTCACCGGCCTTTGGACCGGAAACTGGTACCGGTTTTCATATTCCTGCAGATAGTGGATGGTTTCATCACGGCTGGGATAATGCTGTTGCCCGCCCGGCATGAATACGCCGGGTAGTGAGCTCCATTGCGCCGGAGAGAACAATGACAGGGAATGCCAGGTATGCTGCCAGGCACCACCCGGCCGGGCTTCACCGTCCAATAGCAAATAACGCAGAGACGTACGCCTGAGATAATAAGCTACCGCCAGTGCACTCTGGCCTCCTCCGATGATGATCACGTCATATTCCATCTTCCTGAATTAAATGTTCCGCTACAAAGGTCCTGCAATAATCCGTTATATGTTGCCTTACGAATAAATTTGCTGTTATCGATACCACTTTAGTGTTTGTTTTTTGTTATGTAGAGTATAACTACAGGCAACTTCTTTCCTGCCATCTGAAGGAATAAAAGCCTCAGCTGTCAGTGAATAAGACCAGTAATTAATAGTATAGCCACATTTTTTTGTTAACATTACACCCGAAATTTTGCAGTTATGTTCCAAGTACCAGGAAAGATTAAAATCCATGATGAGTTATTACTTTCTCCGCGGGCATATGTCAAATTGTTTGAGCAGAATAGCGCAGCTATAGTTTCCGCCAGATTTATACCACCAAAGTTGGGAAGTGGGCAGGTGACTGGATATGTTCGGGTGAAATTAAAAAATTCATTCAGGAATGACTTCAAACTCACCCCCAGGAACAAATACTAACAATCATCACCAAATGTCACCTCAGATTACAGAGGCTGCAATGATGAGTTGGCTGAATAATCAGAAAGAGGAATTGAAAATCAGGCAGGATGAAATGCAGCTTCGGCGTTTGGAGATGCAGCAAAATTATGAACTATCAAAAGAAAATTTAAAATTACAAGGTCAGTATTTACAATCCTCTCCTAAGTTTAACTTTCAAAACAAGGTTGTCGTTTTGTCTTTTATTCTCGTCGCACTACTTATTGTTTCAGGAGTATTTATATACTGTGTTTATTTAAACAAACAAGAGATAGCAATGAGGATTTTAGAAATTATTACAACAGCAATAATTAGTGCCGGAGGAGGGTATGCATTAGGAAAAAGCAAAAATAAAGAGGGGAGAGATGATAAAGCTGAAGTGATGGAATAGTTTAAAGGTCAGTATTTTACTGGCCTTTTTTTATAGAATTTTTATTGGGAATTTATATTCAATGACCGATAAAAGAAGAAAATTACTTATTGTACTTTATAATCTTATTTA belongs to Chitinophaga sp. HK235 and includes:
- a CDS encoding patatin-like phospholipase family protein gives rise to the protein MNSILSQVPVLRPFVLSGGGARGYAHLGVLKAFAEKQIFPEAIAATSAGSIAAAFICDGYQTDEVRTIFQQHKLGLSMEWKNWRSGFLSLKKVEQVLQKTLRHTTFESLPLPLYITATNFVTGEQAIFNSGPLIPAILAASSIPLLFQPVDIEGVAYVDGGLSGNLPVEPLLHQYKDVIGVHVNPLTPYDPAGGFMANVERTLHMAIREPVQKSKMLCSYFVEPAGLGKFGMFDFGKFDAIYTTGLEYTRKRLEEVPFV
- a CDS encoding SRPBCC family protein produces the protein MSTENKNTISVESTIHAPVEKVWEYWTAPEHITQWCFATPEWHAPEAQNDVRTGGKFSTTMAARDGSFSFDFGGVYTDVKEHELIEYALTDNRKVKITFSAEGDNTKVVETFDPEDTNPLEMQRGGWQAILDNFRKYTEAN
- a CDS encoding RagB/SusD family nutrient uptake outer membrane protein, with the protein product MTYSIIKKAVTICTAATFTLYSTSCNKMLDVKPTDQVDGNEIFNSLTTVNRAVLGVYAGWQPESTLRIGSVMADECRIGLKNAGVNGSAQNLFRWSFAGGDTEIAAPWTNAYQVINRVNRVLEGLDKVPVHNDTEKQQQQQLRGELLAIRAFEHFELYRNFSYAGVYQADAPAVPYVTSPDIDNKPARPTAAEFFQQLHKDLDAATTLTGDSEDVTRMGIQAVYALQARVALYTGNWTAAAENATKAIGKFHLASRAEFPAIWTDASNAEIIFKLKRTNLSELRPGDIWKNAGIGIVYFAPSTKLLQAYDEENDIRYNSYFDNDAALAADGQLADVVKKYAGAEGAENRNDVKVFRVSEMYLIRAEAYQHLSRLAEATEDLNTLRLARIKGYETQTYTDSKKLLNDILVERFRELPFEGHRYYDLKRLGLPIQRDEADLQSGDTQTDLLPSALYYYLPIPQSEVLSNPNIKPNNKGW
- a CDS encoding SusC/RagA family TonB-linked outer membrane protein, with protein sequence MQIKSIFLFVVLLVVSITGMAQQRTIKGTVIDSLTQQPLIGVSVSVPGTPNGVVTDANGHYTIMMPGGKNNLRFSYIGYSDLSVKAISGSDVMDISLSSASQALTGVVITGYTQQSKSRTTGAVTSLPAAVTTQAPVASFDVMLQGRAPGLYVGTPTGQPGEAGRVSIRGLGSINGDVNPLYVVDGVPVANNSFAALNAEDFETIHVLKDAAATAQYGSRAANGVIVITTKKGKAWEDGKVRVNYRGQYGVSNLNSSKWDMMNTDQRLQFEEILQDPSMPGWAYSKNNPNKLVNGALVPKTAEDFAFGTQYLDSLRQINTDWRKHLLRQGRIQTHSLNVSGGNEKTTFYLSGGYFNQQGIALNSGLERYSLRGNIQNRSGRFKTTLNVGISTATIKYIQDEGVAEEGGAAVGGGGITEKNPIAALYYALPYESPYGKPGSGRYGANALDAYANSLKKDNQIKGVMSLNETVDLSKEFQLTGTVGMDFQQNNTTEYLTPDSWYGKLVSNGNQGSYQRGLNNRLGLVATGGLRYNKQWGKNHEIEANLLSEINKIKGNGFGYTGYGLVSELPGTPAGITPGTPDNNFIPTLSGQTTPNRLLVSQIGLFRYSYGDKYTFSASLRRDGSSQVPANNRYKFFYAFGGNWNILAEDFMKEVHAFSTLRLRASYGLTGNAGGFTSDYGFRTLYSPADYNGNKTLVPITPGTPAYNWEMNRIGDVGLEFGFFRNRLRGEIDVYNRVTEGLFVNRNLSITTGFATIAANAGKVRNRGIELMLEGDAIKNRDFSLTLGVNLAYNKNKILSLGGEEQIFADEATMNMVGRPLGSFYAVRWKGVDPQTGAPIYLDKEGKETNTYNPDDAVPMKATYDPPLIGGATMSIRYKRFDLSMLVSFIHGMSRLNYPDLYAHSGSPNYRQYSQSKDMLSIWQKPGDISQYPGAQYPTYFTSRNVTSADYVKLRNITLGYNVPIPARMTGAIRNVKVFASGQNLLSVMKWRGFDPEDANDIAQYEYPMPRTITGGINVTF
- a CDS encoding HAMP domain-containing sensor histidine kinase, producing MTVRNRLSLQFTFLFAVLLLILLAGIYSLVERNRKISFYDKLEDRAMTVAQFYLAEDNLSQEGFLAVLKKYPRSLNQEVIRIYNNQFEPVFIKEDTVRWDKATLQQVVNQKRMRFTRNGQQACAIYYVDNSGNFIIVATAADSNGIENMRKLGWIMSIAFLLSLLITYILGRIFSRMALSPINHVIDNVRTIRATSLDKRLHVNAHKTDEIDELSITINHLLEHLEQSFEAQRVFIANASHELRTPITAILGEAEIALLQNRNTEEYKTTLRNVVEDATKLTSLISSLLELAQANMDNNDLQQVSMNELLWEVVDEWSNNGHYPVKIAFRFGLDVSRVTMQGHRHLLFLALSNVVKNAIKFSAGEEVYCELNATDTQIHVTVSDKGIGIPEGETEKIFRPFYRSANAMSFAGFGIGLSLTEKIVRLHNGTIHVHSASGTGTTFRFVFPK
- a CDS encoding response regulator transcription factor, translating into MNILLIEDEPRVAAFIRKGLEAHQHTVTVAYDGQDGCHVAMQYDYDLVILDRLLPTLHGLEVCRRIKSLKKGLPILMLTALGTVRDKVQGFESGADDYMPKPFHFDELLARINALHRRGHTITPAAVYRVADLELNCYNRTVFRDNREIFLTVKEFSLLEVLITNKNRVLSRAHMAETVWGIDFNRGTNLIDVYINYLRAKVDKGFSKPLIHTVIGVGYVLREM